In Anabaena sphaerica FACHB-251, a genomic segment contains:
- a CDS encoding glycosyltransferase family 1 protein: MQIFHPGLRELLLINQHLSNHKIGFVTIERPLPEWFKKFTQAIPNYSVGLQLRREYRHFLMGLQALSLKDVDSIYVMEIYNQHLLALLPMLVSTGKQVFLGIHGNQLFAQENKIKYLGFVYLQKFLEANPQFKVVLLELDDDYVSDKFKFSESSKIVIPHPIISEVTPKLQPRERLKQDDKIKIGIIGILREDKPINKILEKLRYYVSQHSQQLELVIGTPMNQKPKYLENCSDITFIDTTKDEDYLQALQQLDILVTDFDKKRYYYRASGVISDAGSCGCYIIAPDYLVIRHQITWPVSIGASYSSLDDLDQLIEQAIIHIREKGQDNHWLWREKRNAEYIAKLLFPNI; this comes from the coding sequence ATGCAAATATTTCACCCAGGACTACGAGAACTATTACTAATAAATCAACATTTATCTAACCATAAAATCGGATTTGTCACTATAGAAAGACCTTTACCTGAGTGGTTTAAAAAATTCACTCAAGCAATTCCTAATTATTCAGTGGGTTTACAATTACGGCGTGAATATCGTCATTTTTTAATGGGATTACAAGCTTTATCCCTCAAAGATGTTGATAGTATTTATGTCATGGAAATTTATAACCAACATCTTTTAGCCCTGCTACCTATGTTAGTATCTACAGGGAAACAAGTATTTTTAGGTATTCATGGAAATCAATTATTTGCTCAGGAAAATAAAATCAAATATTTAGGATTTGTTTATCTACAAAAGTTTCTAGAGGCAAATCCTCAATTTAAAGTTGTTCTTTTAGAATTGGATGATGATTATGTTAGCGATAAGTTTAAATTTTCCGAATCTTCTAAGATCGTAATTCCCCATCCTATCATCAGTGAAGTTACTCCGAAATTACAACCAAGAGAAAGGTTAAAACAAGATGATAAAATTAAAATTGGTATTATCGGAATTCTTCGAGAAGATAAACCCATAAATAAAATTTTAGAGAAACTTAGATATTATGTTTCTCAACATTCCCAGCAACTAGAATTAGTTATTGGTACACCCATGAACCAAAAACCCAAATATCTAGAAAATTGCTCGGATATTACTTTTATTGATACCACAAAAGACGAAGATTATCTGCAAGCATTACAACAATTAGATATTTTAGTGACTGATTTTGATAAAAAACGTTATTATTATCGAGCTAGTGGAGTGATAAGTGATGCTGGTTCTTGTGGATGTTACATAATTGCTCCAGATTATCTCGTAATTAGACATCAAATCACATGGCCAGTTTCTATAGGTGCATCCTATTCTAGTTTAGATGATTTAGATCAATTAATTGAACAAGCAATTATTCATATTCGAGAAAAAGGACAGGATAATCATTGGCTTTGGAGAGAAAAGAGAAATGCAGAATATATTGCTAAATTACTCTTTCCCAATATCTAG
- a CDS encoding glycosyltransferase encodes MISVVIPVYNGEKTIEETIISVINQTFTDFEILVINDGSNDATLDVVKQIKDSRVKLFSYPNAGQIVSRNRGLELATGKYISFIDADDIWTYDKLEAQFKALQNKPEAAVAYSWTNYIDESSQFLRSGLHITVNGDALAKLLLTNFLENGSNGLFLTPALRDLGGFDFDKDIEGSEDWDLYLRLAAKYPFVCVSAPQILYRVSTNSFSTNINKMEKSGLKVIKKAFEKAPKDLQHLKNQSLANLYMYLTLKSLEGYPKPQQSLLALKLLGQTLKYQPSIAWNRRRLTSIAILKSLVGIFLPGQKAQEFWNYIKKFQQKKVISY; translated from the coding sequence ATGATTTCTGTTGTAATTCCTGTTTATAATGGTGAAAAGACAATTGAAGAAACTATTATATCTGTTATCAATCAGACATTTACAGATTTTGAAATTCTTGTTATCAACGATGGATCAAATGATGCAACTCTAGATGTAGTTAAACAGATAAAAGATAGCAGAGTAAAATTATTTTCCTATCCTAATGCTGGTCAAATAGTAAGTCGCAACCGTGGCTTAGAACTTGCTACAGGAAAATATATTTCTTTTATAGATGCCGACGATATCTGGACTTATGATAAACTAGAAGCTCAGTTTAAGGCATTACAAAATAAACCCGAAGCTGCTGTTGCTTATAGTTGGACTAACTATATTGATGAATCTAGTCAATTTTTACGTTCAGGTTTACATATTACTGTTAATGGTGATGCCTTAGCAAAACTATTACTCACTAATTTTTTAGAAAATGGATCTAATGGTTTATTTTTGACTCCAGCTTTAAGAGATTTAGGAGGCTTTGATTTTGATAAAGATATAGAGGGTTCAGAAGATTGGGATCTGTATCTGCGATTAGCGGCTAAGTATCCTTTTGTCTGTGTATCTGCACCGCAAATTTTATATAGAGTATCAACTAACTCATTCTCTACCAATATAAATAAAATGGAGAAATCAGGCTTAAAAGTTATCAAAAAAGCTTTTGAAAAAGCACCTAAAGATTTACAGCATCTAAAAAACCAGAGTCTAGCAAATTTATATATGTATCTCACTCTGAAATCTCTAGAAGGTTATCCAAAGCCTCAACAAAGCTTATTAGCTCTTAAGCTACTTGGACAAACTCTCAAATATCAGCCGTCTATCGCATGGAATAGACGACGGTTGACTTCAATTGCAATCCTGAAAAGTCTAGTGGGAATTTTCTTACCGGGACAAAAAGCTCAAGAATTCTGGAATTATATTAAGAAATTTCAGCAAAAAAAAGTAATATCATATTAA
- a CDS encoding glycosyltransferase family 4 protein, which translates to MSLRFIMIKVAALTDNQTQSSSRFRVRQHIELLRQLGVYVTDYYSLISGYELTPSWTPKSLPSNYEKPVRYFWQGAKLANRIPGIIGSYQSDITWLLRGLLPHHFTFEPLLKHPLVFDVDDAIWLINHSRYSSDSSIGIRTAKSIMMIAKQADIVIAGNNYLAQWFEQCNSNIKVIPTAVDTQRYHPKNLLSKKLKPFTIGWIGSDIRDLLSAEMWIKRFMLDFVDSELLIIAGQIPLLNNLPSDRVKYIPWSPEVEVEAIQQMDVGLMPLENSEFSKGKCSFKMLQYMACGIPVIVSSVGMNLEILALGEVGIGVKEQETDWYDALVMLYQNRELGDKYGIEGRKIVEQHFSQTVIVEKLAIVFRELV; encoded by the coding sequence ATGTCATTGAGATTTATTATGATTAAAGTAGCCGCCCTAACCGATAATCAAACACAATCTTCCTCTAGGTTTCGAGTCCGTCAACACATCGAGCTTCTTAGGCAATTGGGAGTTTATGTCACAGATTATTATTCACTAATTAGTGGCTATGAACTAACACCATCTTGGACACCTAAGTCTCTTCCATCTAATTATGAAAAACCTGTTAGATATTTTTGGCAGGGGGCTAAATTAGCTAATCGAATTCCTGGAATTATAGGAAGCTATCAGAGTGATATCACGTGGTTATTAAGGGGATTGTTACCTCATCATTTTACTTTTGAACCTTTATTAAAGCATCCTTTAGTATTTGATGTAGATGATGCAATCTGGCTAATTAATCATTCTAGATATTCATCAGATAGTAGCATAGGAATTAGGACAGCTAAATCTATTATGATGATTGCTAAACAAGCAGATATAGTTATTGCCGGTAACAATTATTTAGCACAATGGTTTGAACAGTGTAATTCTAATATAAAAGTTATTCCAACTGCTGTTGATACACAACGTTATCATCCCAAAAATCTATTATCTAAGAAATTAAAACCATTTACTATTGGTTGGATAGGAAGTGATATTCGTGATTTGCTAAGTGCAGAAATGTGGATAAAACGTTTTATGCTTGATTTTGTTGACTCAGAGTTACTGATTATAGCTGGACAAATTCCATTACTGAATAATTTACCAAGTGATCGAGTCAAATATATTCCTTGGTCTCCAGAAGTTGAAGTGGAAGCTATCCAGCAAATGGATGTTGGGTTAATGCCTTTAGAAAATTCTGAATTTAGTAAGGGAAAATGTAGCTTTAAAATGCTTCAATACATGGCTTGTGGAATACCTGTAATTGTTTCTAGTGTAGGTATGAATTTAGAAATTTTAGCATTAGGAGAAGTAGGAATAGGAGTCAAAGAACAAGAAACTGATTGGTATGATGCTTTAGTCATGCTTTATCAAAATAGAGAACTAGGTGATAAATATGGAATTGAGGGTAGAAAAATTGTAGAACAACACTTTAGCCAAACTGTTATTGTAGAAAAACTAGCGATTGTTTTTAGAGAATTAGTTTAG
- a CDS encoding class I SAM-dependent methyltransferase: MLPTQVQLESKPCPICSKFDDEVILTGRDRLHNLPGKFTVVRCRSCSLMRTNPRPTPETIGYYYPDDYGPYQFTKVSKNEKQNLPLSQKITQRIFEFNERRLPSLPPGRMLEVGCASGDFLHKMANQGWEVEGIEFSEKAAQTARSLGYKVHIGSLEIAPKPEQKYDLVVAWMVLEHLHDPILGLTKLQSWVKPGGWLAVSVPNIGSLEFKIFKDAWYALQIPTHLYHYNPNTLSQVLEHSGWKMEKVLHHRLLDNIIASLSYLLKDININPQLSSKLIDYSTTNKYKYLKHRISRLIYPLSFTLSLCGQTGRMTVWAKRVN; this comes from the coding sequence ATGTTACCCACACAAGTCCAATTAGAGAGTAAACCTTGTCCCATATGTTCTAAATTTGATGATGAAGTAATTTTAACGGGACGTGATCGCTTACATAATCTTCCTGGTAAATTTACAGTAGTTAGATGCCGCAGTTGTAGCTTGATGCGAACAAACCCCCGTCCAACACCAGAAACAATTGGCTATTATTATCCTGATGATTATGGACCATATCAGTTCACTAAAGTATCTAAAAATGAAAAACAAAATCTCCCATTAAGTCAAAAAATTACTCAACGAATTTTTGAATTTAATGAAAGAAGATTACCGAGTCTCCCACCTGGACGAATGTTAGAAGTGGGATGTGCTTCTGGTGATTTCCTCCATAAAATGGCTAATCAAGGCTGGGAGGTAGAAGGAATAGAATTTTCTGAAAAAGCCGCCCAAACAGCCCGTTCTTTGGGGTATAAAGTCCATATTGGTTCACTAGAAATAGCACCTAAACCTGAGCAAAAATATGACCTTGTAGTTGCTTGGATGGTTTTAGAACATCTTCATGATCCCATCCTCGGTTTGACAAAACTTCAGAGTTGGGTTAAACCGGGAGGATGGTTAGCTGTATCAGTTCCTAATATTGGCTCCTTAGAATTTAAAATTTTCAAAGACGCTTGGTACGCTTTACAAATTCCCACTCATCTTTATCATTATAATCCCAATACACTCAGTCAAGTTCTAGAACATAGTGGTTGGAAAATGGAGAAGGTACTCCATCATCGATTGCTAGATAATATAATTGCGAGTCTTAGTTACCTGTTAAAAGATATTAACATAAATCCACAGTTAAGCTCAAAACTCATTGATTATAGCACTACTAACAAATACAAGTATTTAAAGCATCGAATTTCTCGATTGATTTACCCATTATCCTTCACATTGAGCTTATGTGGTCAAACAGGAAGAATGACCGTTTGGGCAAAGAGAGTTAATTAG
- the hpsE gene encoding hormogonium polysaccharide biosynthesis glycosyltransferase HpsE: MVNFTVAICTYNGEKRILDVLEKLRSQSGTEELAWEILIIDNNSTDNTAEVVQKYISNWGETYPLKYCFEAEQGLAFARRCAIREAKSDLIGFLDDDNLPYPNWVAEAYKFGQAHANAGAYGGQIHGKFEVEPPPGFERIARFFAILEGNKTYSYNEKYPSTKKRMFPPGAGIVIRKEAWLESVPEQPLLPQTNEDLEMLNYIWQKGWQLWFNAEMELDHLIPKSRFEKEYLIKFFRQNGLCRYYYRMLNYQPWQRPIMSIIYMINDFRKAITFYIRNKNYLKTDVVAIGEMELLLTISLSPFYQWKK, translated from the coding sequence ATGGTTAATTTTACAGTAGCTATCTGTACCTACAACGGAGAAAAACGCATATTAGATGTCTTAGAAAAATTGCGATCGCAATCTGGGACAGAAGAACTTGCTTGGGAAATTTTGATTATTGACAACAATAGCACTGATAACACTGCCGAGGTAGTACAGAAGTATATATCTAATTGGGGTGAAACCTATCCTCTGAAATATTGCTTTGAAGCTGAACAGGGACTGGCTTTTGCTCGGAGATGTGCTATCCGAGAAGCGAAAAGTGATTTAATCGGATTTCTGGATGATGATAATTTACCCTATCCTAACTGGGTAGCAGAGGCTTATAAATTTGGTCAAGCTCATGCAAATGCTGGTGCTTATGGGGGACAAATTCATGGAAAATTTGAAGTCGAACCACCTCCAGGATTTGAAAGAATTGCTCGCTTTTTTGCAATTTTAGAAGGAAATAAAACGTATTCTTATAACGAAAAATATCCATCAACTAAGAAAAGAATGTTTCCTCCAGGAGCAGGAATAGTCATTCGCAAAGAAGCTTGGCTAGAAAGCGTTCCTGAACAACCCTTACTGCCGCAAACAAATGAAGATTTAGAGATGCTAAATTATATTTGGCAAAAAGGTTGGCAACTATGGTTCAATGCGGAGATGGAATTAGATCATTTGATTCCTAAATCACGTTTTGAGAAGGAGTATTTAATAAAATTTTTCCGTCAAAATGGGCTATGTCGATATTATTATAGAATGTTGAATTATCAACCTTGGCAACGACCTATTATGAGTATTATATACATGATTAATGATTTCAGGAAAGCGATTACTTTTTATATTAGAAACAAGAATTACTTAAAAACAGATGTTGTTGCAATTGGAGAAATGGAACTTCTTTTAACTATATCTCTCAGCCCTTTTTATCAATGGAAAAAATAA
- a CDS encoding ABC transporter ATP-binding protein produces the protein MLRIKNLNKSYKSRKVLQNLTFSIQPGEVYGLLGANGAGKTTTINIICNLLNPDSGYITINHQPISEVTKKIIGIAPQENLLYKTLSCAENLKFFAEIYGLGRETQKQQIEATLKAVNLLDRAKSPVETLSGGMQRRLNIAVALVHQPQLVILDEPTTGLDIEARYEIWELIHQLKNQGMTILLTTHLLDEAEKLCNRIGILKNGTILAEGSLSELKTLIPGQEVLVLQTTQEEQAIALAEEYGFTTRRYGSDLAFLLPEPLELKEILDRFDSIPIDSISRQPVRLEHIYLEITQSDR, from the coding sequence ATGCTCAGAATTAAAAATTTAAACAAGTCCTACAAAAGCCGAAAAGTTCTCCAAAATTTGACATTCAGTATTCAGCCAGGAGAAGTTTATGGTTTATTAGGTGCAAATGGAGCCGGGAAAACAACAACAATCAATATTATTTGTAATTTACTTAATCCGGACAGTGGTTATATTACAATCAATCATCAACCTATTTCGGAAGTAACAAAAAAAATAATTGGTATCGCTCCTCAAGAAAACCTCTTATATAAAACTCTTTCTTGTGCAGAAAATCTCAAATTCTTTGCTGAAATTTACGGTTTAGGTCGAGAAACACAAAAACAACAAATCGAAGCAACTCTTAAGGCTGTTAACTTATTAGATAGAGCTAAAAGTCCCGTAGAAACTCTAAGCGGTGGGATGCAAAGACGACTAAATATTGCTGTTGCGTTAGTACATCAGCCGCAGTTAGTAATTCTTGATGAACCGACTACAGGGTTAGATATTGAAGCAAGATATGAGATTTGGGAATTAATTCATCAACTCAAAAATCAGGGAATGACAATTTTATTAACAACACATTTATTAGATGAGGCTGAAAAACTCTGTAACCGAATTGGCATTTTGAAAAATGGTACAATTTTAGCTGAGGGGAGTTTATCTGAGTTAAAAACTTTAATTCCCGGTCAGGAAGTGTTAGTATTACAAACTACACAAGAAGAACAAGCGATCGCCCTAGCTGAAGAATATGGTTTCACAACTCGGCGTTATGGTAGCGATTTAGCTTTTTTACTACCAGAACCGCTAGAATTAAAAGAAATCCTGGACAGATTTGATAGCATACCCATTGATTCTATCTCTCGTCAACCTGTACGTTTAGAGCATATTTATTTAGAAATCACCCAAAGTGACAGGTGA